The Amycolatopsis umgeniensis DNA segment ACCAACGACGTCCAGCAGGTGCAAATGCTGACGTTGATGGCGTTCACGCTGATGGTGTCCGCGCCGATCATGTGCTTCGGCGGCATCATCATGGCGCTGAACCAGGACGTCACGCTCTCGTGGCTGCTGGTGGTCGTGGTGCCGATCCTCGGCGTCTCGGTCGGGATCATCATCGCGAAGATGCGGCCCGCGTTCCGGCTGATGCAGGAGCGGATCGACAAGATCAACCAGATCCTGCGCGAGCAGATCATGGGCATCCGCGTGATCCGGGCCTTCGTCAAGGACACCCACGAACGGCGGCGGTTCACCAAGGCCAACACCGAACTGCTCGACGTCTCCCTGGTCGTCGGCAGGCTCATGGCGCTGATGTTCCCCATCGTCATGCTCGTGATGAACGCCTCCAGCGTCGCCGTGCTGTGGTTCGGCGGATTGCGCATCGACGACGGCAGTATGCAGATCGGCGCGCTGACCGCGTTCCTCTCCTATCTGATGCAGATCCTGATGGCGGTCATGATGGCCACCTTCATGTTCATGATGGTGCCGCGCGCCGAAGTCAGCGCCGAACGCATCACCGAGGTGCTCGACACGCACACCAGCGTCGTCCTGCCGTCGAATCCGGTCAGCCCCGGCGAGGTGCACGGACGGCTCGAACTGTCCGATGTGGAATTCCGTTATCCCGGCGCGGAGAAGCCGGTGCTGCAGGAGATCTCGCTGCTGGCGCTGCCCGGGGAGACGACAGCGATCATCGGCAGCACGGGCAGCGGGAAGACCACCCTGCTCAACCTGATCCCCCGGCTGATGGACGCCACCGACGGCTCGGTGCGCGTCGACGGCGTCGACGTCCGGGAGCTGGATCCGACCGTGCTCTCCGACGCCGTCGGGCTGGTGCCGCAGAAGCCGTACCTGTTCGCCGGGACGGTCGCGAGCAACCTGCGTTACGGCAAGTCCGACGCCACCGAAGAGGAACTGTGGCACGCGCTGGAGGTGGCGCAGGGCAAGGACTTCGTCGAGCGGATGCCCGAGGGTTTGGACTCCCCCATCGCCCAGGGCGGGACCAACGTCTCGGGCGGCCAGCGGCAGCGGCTCGCCATCGCGCGGATGCTGGTGCGGCGCCCCGAGATCTACCTCTTCGACGACTCCTTCTCCGCGCTCGACTACGCGACCGACGCCGCGCTGCGGCGGGCGCTGGTGGCCGAGACCGCCGAGGCGACCGTGGTCATCGTCGCGCAGCGGGTCAGCACGATCCGCCAC contains these protein-coding regions:
- a CDS encoding ABC transporter transmembrane domain-containing protein, whose amino-acid sequence is MLTKLLRTHLRPYRRELWLIVLLQFVQTLAGLYLPTLNADIIDHGVVKGEIDYILGVGGVMLLVSLVQIACSIGAVYYGARTAMAVGRDVRGAIFHRVQDFSAREVGQFGTPSLITRTTNDVQQVQMLTLMAFTLMVSAPIMCFGGIIMALNQDVTLSWLLVVVVPILGVSVGIIIAKMRPAFRLMQERIDKINQILREQIMGIRVIRAFVKDTHERRRFTKANTELLDVSLVVGRLMALMFPIVMLVMNASSVAVLWFGGLRIDDGSMQIGALTAFLSYLMQILMAVMMATFMFMMVPRAEVSAERITEVLDTHTSVVLPSNPVSPGEVHGRLELSDVEFRYPGAEKPVLQEISLLALPGETTAIIGSTGSGKTTLLNLIPRLMDATDGSVRVDGVDVRELDPTVLSDAVGLVPQKPYLFAGTVASNLRYGKSDATEEELWHALEVAQGKDFVERMPEGLDSPIAQGGTNVSGGQRQRLAIARMLVRRPEIYLFDDSFSALDYATDAALRRALVAETAEATVVIVAQRVSTIRHADRIVVIDEGRVVGSGTHTELMESNETYREIVLSQLTEQEAA